Proteins from one Dermacentor variabilis isolate Ectoservices chromosome 1, ASM5094787v1, whole genome shotgun sequence genomic window:
- the LOC142573296 gene encoding sulfotransferase ssu-1-like, whose product MPAPKKPSYIDVDGIRVPGGFDPDRVREALSFEPVPGDIFLVTYPKCGTHWIQQISQLILNRGVSASNYLEFQMKTPFLEFTGNSGLDAMPPPRLLKTHLAFDRQPYHKDAKYVYMVRNPRDCCVSFYHHARGIPGYEFADGSFDDFFEVFIRGETDFGDYFDNLLSWYEHKDDPNVFFLTYEDLKEDTRGGVLRLARFLGEEYVEALEKDPDLLQQVLDKSSLQYMKEHIELSDRDLQKLLNTASGAALGPVRRMFVPRDGRGPTMQFIRKGQVGDWRGHFTLEQEAKMRARIEAKTAGTDVMSLWKGYN is encoded by the coding sequence ATGCCTGCCCCGAAGAAGCCAAGTTACATAGACGTAGACGGGATCCGGGTACCAGGGGGCTTCGATCCTGACCGCGTACGAGAAGCTCTGAGCTTCGAGCCGGTGCCCGGAGACATCTTTCTGGTGACGTACCCCAAATGCGGAACCCACTGGATCCAGCAGATCTCGCAGCTCATACTCAACCGGGGCGTGTCGGCCAGCAACTACCTCGAGTTCCAAATGAAGACGCCCTTCCTGGAATTTACAGGCAACAGCGGCTTGGACGCCATGCCGCCGCCACGGCTTCTCAAGACGCACTTGGCCTTCGACCGGCAACCGTACCACAAGGACGCCAAGTACGTGTACATGGTGCGCAACCCCAGAGACTGCTGCGTCTCCTTCTACCACCACGCGCGGGGCATACCCGGCTACGAGTTCGCGGACGGGTCGTTCGACGACTTCTTCGAAGTCTTCATCAGGGGCGAGACGGACTTCGGCGACTACTTCGATAACCTGCTGTCGTGGTACGAGCACAAGGACGACCCTAACGTGTTCTTCCTCACCTACGAGGACCTCAAGGAGGACACCAGGGGCGGCGTTCTTCGGCTAGCCCGCTTCCTCGGAGAGGAGTACGTGGAGGCCCTCGAGAAGGACCCGGACCTCCTCCAGCAGGTGCTGGACAAGAGCAGCCTGCAGTACATGAAGGAGCACATCGAACTGTCCGACAGGGACTTGCAGAAGCTGTTGAACACCGCGAGCGGCGCCGCCCTGGGACCGGTGCGGAGAATGTTCGTGCCCCGAGACGGCAGGGGTCCGACGATGCAATTTATACGCAAGGGTCAGGTGGGCGACTGGAGGGGACACTTCACCCTCGAACAGGAGGCGAAGATGCGTGCTAGGATCGAGGCGAAGACCGCTGGCACAGATGTGATGAGTCTTTGGAAGGGTTATAACTAG